One stretch of Roseimicrobium sp. ORNL1 DNA includes these proteins:
- a CDS encoding autotransporter domain-containing protein: protein MGARTGARRAASLLMALVASLVCCATSASGQQRLVDITGGLYGQQGSSNVSQGYSFTLTNPLIINGLGMLAPGEGLGVSHYVGLWTDTGTLMVQTTVTNASTIQINTGVQGTKWLFDPFGVPIYLSAGTYVLSSGNTVGSLDGSFLFSSSQFSGGAVFGVAYSTQGNPNAFPTSAQPQFGQGVFGPNLLIAPAYWKGGFNGTWTGVNWTIDADGSTTTVSGFPVSPVGVNVIFSALGAANQGSTTLEQNFSINSLTVTDALPVVISSGAGGPYTLTIGNQDGIAIKVNAGSDLTIDANVLINTAGNGIDATGIVTINGIISGTNGISKSGAGELQLTNALNDYTGGTAFNGGVTIISSNGALGSASGPLSFNGGTLHTLANITMNRDTTLNAGGGTFWVDYDTTLTQQGLISGVGKLTMYESGTLVLTNANNTYEGGTEIVDGTISISSNGNLGLETSAITFNGVGGGRLLVTADVTMDRTMTFAGGNGRVEVATGATLTQAGQLVAGAGVFYKAGGGTLVLTGSSTFDSYMTIDGGTFAITGADASLDTTTYGLPVGSSAASHVLVSAGGELSTRDADLGVGATGTATVTGANSVWNANYFTVGRITPGELEILDGGAVNASRMYIGSISTGEVTVSGPNSTLSVPAGILIAFDSGGSGTLTIENGGKVTTNQVEMTNNANSSTGQLTVNGSPINGRGVLETGGILKQNATRTALVDINGGILRATGNNPTFLDGFAAGEITLGSGGVIIDTQHYDIGISSPIDGSGGIEKTGTGTLTFNGSLPNSFSGTTTVASGTLVLNKGVGVEAVPGDLDIGTVTAATVRLEKSGQTTSTTDVTMSFGSVFDLNDRNTSINSLSMSGATVDHGLGILTLHGDLTTYASISKSLFTSSDLLNHIYLLGATRTFTVADGFTLIDLDIQAGIVNGTLVKEGAGLMRLAGLQNDNLSVTLNNGRLALASDAALGRTFPGGMPTTFTLAGGTVMADGGDRTIFNTINLTGNATIGASVDGTPRALSFLGSMSLTGSRTLTVNNDAATTFGTVHLLGNTLTLDGTGHIGVIDAITGNGGSLDKYGTNTLTLTGASTYTGGTTIRNGTLTVNNTTGSATGSGAVLIKTGATLSGAGTINGVVTLEGGANLAPGNSPGILTVGELNLDAATRLHFELGLPYSVPGFQNDVIAVIGNINGSGASGNLHLGGVINLTTNGDFGTGTYTLINYGGTLSGSNGSTMTFGSAPAGYNLVVETSTANEVRLIVNYDGLQFWDGSNSDPGLVANGRGGDGTWNTTNTNWTNQSGNANNNWKNLTAVFAGTAGTVQVAGTGMQIAGLHFKTDGYTLADAGGSLDVGSGAELRIDPSVSATIEVPLIGTGGITKTGDGTIILSGTNTYEGGTKLNAGTLSISKDANLGATPAAVDADNLNFNGGTLQVTESFTLHANRGITLTGAGRVEVALDKTLEYSGSITGNGALTKAGAGTLTLLGASNFISGTTISAGTLHLGDGQTTGAILGTGKLVIDDAGTFVLNLANGETFFNGVSNKGVFIATGDTGENYSIASLITGTGTFEKTGSNTVTLLGQNDYSGGTTINGGNLVVGDGTTTGIRVGTDLVTIDTDGTLTLRLANGDTFANAVKNSGHFIADGTSGADFTISTAITGTGDFEKTGANTVTLTGANNYSGGTTISGGVLQIGDGTTNGSIIGNVLNNASMVFHRSDDVTFDGVISGSGSVTKQNTNALTLTGANSYAGGTTINSGKVVTTHSTALGTGPVTLNTGAILAPTGVLQLGSLTWNGGEIALNPKDGDLLQITGAFTNGGDGGTFILGALELGVNKLATFGSTDFTIPVFISANPDVDYNVYAFFLNGTSLQLNAVSATATGPLLQNSGPVYIPTFADFTVNGRAWTGTPTENNIINSLIFLPGSSLQVFNNLTVTSGNFTVTGGKAIISGGSVIVPGDFHKFGAGILDSRTAFQVEGNALIHGGALSVNGTFQTPLLQVLPNGTLMGNGIVIGNVVNAGTVAPGNSIGLLTIRGNYRQTSSGTLEIEVASPGNHDVLVVSGHARLGGTLEIASLGYKPKYGDQIPFLKAGRITGKFNRIEMPNPSVNRGRFLNLGNLGVLIVAPTSYTLVATTSNETRVARALDEWIGIEEGDIGETTLALDLLREEHYPQAFQAIMPGFHDAALSTGIELSHSQGQLLHQQLSARRLGQRTLRSEPAQLSASAGPDGKGSKNVLSAQPQVALASDERWSTWFQGSGLFSQGGLSLTPGEDFESGNFLVGADYALSEHVALGIFAAYGEGWGDYDNGGEIDLERVTFGGYATVDIENFYLNAAFGVGTVDYDIKRPIQFATLSRNAHSDPDGTEFFGLLGGGYDVQQGNWTFGPQVSVQYSRIALDSFTEHGADSLDLRMDAPEAESLRSYLGARVAYTVEVNDRMAIIPELRAFWQHEFLDGEDLHARLDGGNGPGFLYEPEGDDKDALYLGAGIGFQIGPRFYGNVYYNVDLGREEPNHNVSLSATLRF from the coding sequence TTGGGTGCACGCACTGGCGCTCGCCGGGCGGCTTCCCTGCTGATGGCGCTCGTGGCCTCACTGGTGTGCTGCGCCACCAGCGCCAGCGGCCAGCAGAGACTGGTGGACATTACCGGTGGGCTCTATGGACAGCAGGGCTCCAGCAATGTCTCCCAGGGGTATAGCTTCACCCTGACGAATCCACTGATCATCAACGGCCTCGGCATGCTGGCTCCTGGAGAGGGCCTGGGTGTATCTCACTACGTGGGTCTCTGGACCGATACGGGCACGCTCATGGTCCAAACCACGGTCACCAATGCCTCCACCATTCAGATCAACACCGGCGTGCAGGGTACGAAGTGGCTCTTCGACCCATTTGGCGTACCGATCTATCTGAGCGCTGGCACCTACGTGCTCAGTTCGGGCAACACGGTGGGGTCCTTGGATGGGAGCTTCCTCTTTTCATCCTCACAATTCTCTGGAGGAGCTGTCTTTGGCGTTGCGTACTCAACCCAAGGCAACCCGAACGCTTTTCCCACGAGTGCACAGCCACAATTCGGTCAGGGCGTCTTCGGGCCAAACCTTCTCATCGCTCCCGCCTACTGGAAGGGCGGCTTCAATGGCACATGGACGGGTGTGAACTGGACGATAGATGCTGACGGCTCCACGACCACCGTGTCGGGATTCCCCGTGAGCCCGGTGGGCGTGAATGTCATCTTCTCCGCCTTGGGCGCGGCCAACCAGGGGTCCACCACGCTAGAACAGAACTTCTCCATCAACAGCCTCACCGTCACCGATGCGCTACCGGTCGTGATCAGCAGCGGCGCCGGCGGCCCCTACACGCTGACGATTGGCAACCAGGACGGCATCGCGATCAAGGTGAATGCCGGATCGGATCTCACCATCGATGCCAACGTGCTGATCAACACGGCGGGCAACGGCATTGACGCGACCGGCATTGTGACCATCAACGGCATCATCAGTGGTACCAATGGCATTTCCAAGAGTGGCGCTGGCGAGCTGCAACTGACCAATGCGCTCAACGACTACACCGGTGGTACCGCATTCAATGGCGGCGTGACTATCATCTCCAGCAATGGAGCGCTGGGCAGTGCCTCAGGGCCCCTGAGCTTCAATGGCGGCACCCTGCACACCCTGGCGAATATCACCATGAACCGGGACACGACACTCAATGCAGGCGGCGGCACCTTCTGGGTGGACTACGACACCACCCTCACGCAGCAGGGACTGATCTCGGGCGTGGGCAAGCTGACCATGTACGAGTCCGGCACCCTGGTGCTGACCAATGCGAACAATACCTACGAAGGCGGGACAGAAATCGTGGATGGCACGATCTCGATTTCCTCCAATGGCAATCTGGGCCTCGAAACCAGCGCCATCACCTTCAACGGGGTCGGTGGTGGCAGGCTGCTGGTCACGGCAGATGTCACCATGGACCGCACCATGACTTTCGCAGGCGGGAACGGCAGGGTGGAAGTGGCCACGGGAGCCACCCTCACCCAGGCAGGGCAACTTGTGGCCGGTGCCGGTGTCTTCTACAAAGCTGGCGGCGGCACGCTCGTGCTCACGGGCAGTAGCACCTTTGATAGCTACATGACCATCGATGGCGGCACCTTCGCCATCACGGGGGCGGATGCCAGTCTCGATACCACCACTTACGGCCTGCCCGTCGGCAGCTCGGCAGCCAGCCATGTGCTCGTCAGCGCCGGAGGGGAACTGAGCACCCGCGATGCCGATCTCGGCGTCGGTGCCACCGGGACCGCCACCGTGACGGGAGCCAACTCCGTGTGGAATGCCAACTACTTCACGGTAGGCAGAATTACCCCTGGTGAACTTGAGATTCTGGATGGTGGCGCTGTCAACGCATCACGGATGTACATCGGCTCCATCTCAACAGGCGAAGTCACGGTGAGTGGACCAAATTCCACCCTGTCCGTTCCAGCCGGCATACTCATCGCCTTCGACTCTGGCGGTAGCGGCACCCTTACCATCGAGAACGGCGGCAAGGTCACGACCAACCAGGTGGAGATGACCAACAATGCCAACTCCAGCACCGGACAACTCACGGTGAATGGCTCACCCATCAATGGCCGCGGTGTCCTGGAGACCGGAGGCATCCTGAAGCAGAATGCCACCCGCACTGCCCTGGTGGACATCAATGGCGGCATCCTGCGCGCCACGGGGAACAACCCCACCTTCCTGGATGGCTTCGCCGCGGGCGAAATCACCCTCGGCAGCGGCGGCGTAATCATCGACACCCAACATTACGACATTGGCATCTCGTCTCCCATCGATGGATCCGGTGGCATTGAAAAGACCGGAACCGGCACACTGACATTCAATGGCAGCCTGCCGAACTCGTTCTCCGGGACTACCACGGTGGCCTCGGGCACTTTGGTGCTCAACAAGGGCGTGGGAGTGGAAGCAGTGCCGGGGGACCTTGACATTGGCACAGTAACCGCAGCAACGGTGCGTCTGGAAAAAAGTGGCCAAACCACGTCCACCACGGATGTCACCATGTCCTTCGGTTCGGTCTTTGACTTGAACGACCGCAACACCTCCATCAACTCCCTCAGCATGTCGGGTGCTACGGTGGATCACGGGCTTGGAATCCTGACTCTCCACGGCGATCTGACCACCTATGCGAGCATTTCCAAGTCTCTCTTCACTTCAAGCGATCTCTTAAATCACATCTATCTCCTTGGTGCCACCCGCACCTTCACCGTCGCAGATGGCTTCACCCTCATCGACCTGGACATCCAGGCTGGTATCGTCAATGGCACGCTTGTGAAGGAGGGCGCGGGGCTGATGCGACTGGCGGGGCTTCAGAATGACAATCTCTCCGTCACGCTCAACAATGGCCGGCTCGCGCTCGCGAGCGATGCAGCCCTGGGCCGCACCTTTCCTGGCGGCATGCCCACTACGTTCACGCTCGCTGGCGGCACGGTGATGGCAGACGGCGGGGATCGCACCATTTTCAATACAATCAACCTTACAGGAAATGCCACCATCGGCGCCAGTGTGGATGGCACGCCTCGCGCACTCAGCTTCCTCGGCTCGATGTCACTCACCGGCAGCCGCACGCTCACGGTGAACAACGACGCGGCCACCACTTTTGGCACGGTGCATCTCCTGGGCAATACCCTCACACTGGATGGCACGGGCCATATCGGCGTCATAGACGCCATCACCGGCAACGGCGGCAGCCTGGACAAATATGGAACGAACACGCTCACCCTCACGGGAGCGAGTACCTACACGGGCGGCACCACTATTCGCAATGGCACCCTCACGGTAAACAATACCACCGGTAGCGCCACTGGCTCGGGAGCTGTCCTCATCAAGACGGGCGCCACCCTCTCCGGCGCAGGCACTATCAATGGCGTGGTCACTCTTGAGGGCGGCGCCAATCTCGCTCCGGGGAACAGCCCCGGCATCCTCACCGTGGGTGAGCTGAACCTGGATGCTGCCACCCGGCTCCACTTCGAGCTGGGCTTACCTTACAGCGTCCCGGGGTTTCAAAATGATGTCATCGCCGTGATCGGCAACATCAATGGCTCCGGCGCCTCCGGAAATCTGCACCTCGGCGGCGTGATCAATCTCACCACCAACGGAGACTTCGGCACCGGCACCTACACCCTCATCAACTATGGTGGCACCCTGAGCGGCAGCAATGGTTCCACTATGACCTTTGGCAGTGCGCCTGCGGGATACAATCTGGTGGTGGAGACCAGCACCGCCAACGAGGTCAGACTCATCGTGAACTATGATGGCCTCCAGTTCTGGGATGGCTCCAATAGTGACCCCGGCCTCGTGGCCAATGGCCGAGGTGGCGATGGCACCTGGAACACGACCAACACCAACTGGACCAACCAGAGTGGCAATGCCAATAACAATTGGAAGAACCTCACCGCCGTCTTCGCAGGCACGGCAGGTACGGTGCAGGTGGCCGGAACCGGCATGCAGATCGCGGGACTGCATTTCAAGACGGACGGATACACGCTGGCGGACGCGGGTGGCTCGCTGGATGTGGGCAGCGGCGCGGAGTTGCGCATCGACCCCTCGGTGAGCGCCACCATTGAGGTGCCGCTCATCGGCACGGGCGGCATCACGAAGACGGGTGACGGCACCATCATCCTCAGTGGCACGAACACCTACGAGGGCGGCACTAAGTTGAATGCCGGCACCTTGAGCATCTCTAAGGACGCCAATCTCGGCGCCACACCGGCTGCAGTCGACGCGGACAACCTCAACTTCAACGGTGGCACTCTCCAGGTGACCGAGAGCTTCACGCTTCATGCGAATCGCGGCATCACACTGACAGGCGCCGGCAGAGTGGAAGTAGCGCTCGACAAGACACTGGAGTACAGCGGCAGCATCACCGGCAACGGTGCTCTCACCAAAGCTGGCGCAGGCACTCTCACCCTGCTGGGCGCAAGCAACTTCATCAGTGGCACGACGATTTCCGCAGGCACCCTCCACCTCGGAGATGGCCAGACGACAGGTGCTATCTTGGGAACAGGAAAACTGGTCATCGACGACGCCGGCACCTTTGTTCTCAATCTCGCCAACGGAGAGACCTTCTTCAACGGCGTGTCCAACAAGGGGGTATTCATCGCCACGGGCGACACGGGAGAAAATTACAGCATCGCGTCCCTCATCACCGGCACGGGAACATTTGAGAAGACAGGCAGCAATACCGTCACGCTGCTGGGCCAGAATGACTACAGCGGCGGCACCACGATCAACGGTGGCAATCTCGTCGTGGGTGATGGCACCACCACCGGCATCCGTGTTGGCACTGACCTCGTCACTATCGATACAGATGGCACATTGACCCTGCGCCTCGCCAATGGCGATACCTTCGCCAATGCAGTGAAGAACAGCGGACACTTCATTGCAGATGGCACCTCGGGTGCGGATTTCACCATCTCCACCGCGATCACCGGCACCGGCGACTTTGAGAAGACAGGCGCCAATACGGTGACTCTCACGGGTGCAAACAACTACAGCGGCGGCACCACGATCAGCGGCGGTGTGTTGCAAATCGGCGATGGCACCACCAATGGCAGCATCATCGGCAACGTACTCAACAACGCCTCAATGGTTTTCCATCGCAGTGATGACGTCACCTTTGATGGAGTGATCAGCGGCAGTGGTTCCGTCACGAAGCAGAACACGAACGCGCTCACCCTCACCGGTGCCAATTCGTATGCCGGCGGCACGACCATCAACAGCGGCAAAGTGGTGACCACCCACAGCACTGCGCTCGGCACTGGCCCGGTAACGCTGAACACTGGCGCCATTCTTGCCCCCACAGGCGTGCTGCAACTTGGCTCGCTCACCTGGAACGGTGGTGAGATTGCGCTGAACCCGAAGGATGGCGATCTGCTGCAGATCACCGGAGCCTTTACCAACGGAGGCGATGGCGGCACCTTCATCCTGGGTGCGTTGGAACTCGGAGTGAACAAGCTCGCCACCTTTGGCAGCACGGACTTCACCATCCCTGTCTTCATCAGCGCGAATCCGGACGTGGACTACAACGTGTATGCCTTCTTCCTGAACGGCACCAGCCTCCAACTCAATGCCGTGAGCGCCACGGCGACCGGCCCACTCCTGCAGAACAGCGGCCCTGTTTACATTCCCACGTTTGCGGACTTCACCGTGAATGGTCGTGCGTGGACAGGCACGCCTACGGAGAACAACATCATCAACTCACTCATCTTCCTCCCGGGCAGCAGCCTTCAGGTCTTCAACAACCTTACGGTGACGAGCGGCAACTTCACGGTGACCGGGGGCAAGGCCATCATCAGCGGCGGCAGCGTGATCGTGCCGGGTGATTTCCACAAGTTCGGCGCAGGCATCCTCGACAGCCGCACTGCATTCCAGGTGGAAGGCAACGCGCTCATTCACGGAGGTGCACTCTCGGTGAATGGCACCTTCCAGACTCCCCTGCTCCAGGTGCTGCCAAATGGCACGCTCATGGGAAATGGCATCGTGATCGGCAATGTGGTCAACGCAGGCACCGTGGCACCTGGCAACTCCATCGGCCTGCTTACCATCCGCGGTAACTACCGCCAGACCAGCAGCGGCACCTTGGAAATCGAAGTGGCCAGCCCGGGCAATCACGATGTGCTCGTGGTCAGCGGACATGCGCGACTCGGAGGCACCTTGGAAATCGCCTCCTTGGGATACAAGCCCAAGTATGGCGACCAGATTCCTTTCCTGAAAGCGGGACGCATCACCGGAAAGTTCAACCGCATTGAAATGCCGAATCCCTCGGTAAATCGCGGACGCTTCCTCAATCTCGGGAATCTCGGCGTGCTCATCGTCGCTCCCACCAGCTACACACTCGTGGCCACCACATCGAATGAGACTCGCGTAGCGCGCGCCTTGGACGAATGGATTGGCATTGAGGAGGGCGATATCGGCGAGACCACGCTCGCACTCGACCTGCTGCGTGAGGAGCACTATCCGCAGGCGTTCCAGGCCATCATGCCCGGCTTCCATGATGCGGCTCTGAGCACCGGCATCGAACTCAGCCACAGCCAGGGCCAGCTGCTGCATCAGCAACTGAGCGCGCGTCGTTTGGGCCAGCGCACCCTTCGCTCTGAACCGGCTCAACTTTCGGCGTCTGCAGGCCCCGACGGCAAAGGAAGCAAGAACGTACTCTCTGCGCAGCCTCAAGTCGCACTCGCCAGTGACGAACGCTGGAGCACCTGGTTCCAAGGCAGCGGCCTTTTCTCCCAAGGTGGTCTCTCGCTCACACCGGGTGAGGACTTCGAGAGCGGCAACTTTCTCGTGGGCGCGGACTACGCGCTCAGTGAACATGTGGCGCTCGGCATCTTCGCCGCGTATGGCGAAGGCTGGGGCGACTATGACAACGGCGGTGAGATCGACCTGGAGCGCGTGACCTTTGGCGGCTATGCCACGGTGGATATCGAGAACTTCTACCTCAATGCCGCCTTCGGTGTAGGCACGGTGGATTACGACATCAAGCGTCCCATCCAATTCGCTACGCTGAGCAGGAATGCCCATAGTGATCCCGATGGCACGGAGTTCTTCGGCCTGCTGGGTGGCGGCTACGACGTGCAACAAGGGAACTGGACCTTCGGTCCACAGGTCAGCGTGCAGTACAGCCGCATCGCACTGGATAGCTTCACCGAACACGGCGCTGACAGCCTGGACCTGCGTATGGATGCCCCCGAGGCCGAGAGCCTGCGCAGCTACCTGGGCGCGCGTGTGGCCTATACCGTCGAAGTAAATGACCGCATGGCCATCATCCCCGAGTTGCGCGCCTTCTGGCAGCATGAGTTCCTGGATGGCGAAGACCTCCATGCCCGCCTCGATGGCGGCAATGGCCCCGGCTTCCTCTACGAACCCGAGGGGGATGACAAGGACGCCCTCTACCTCGGCGCCGGCATCGGCTTCCAGATTGGCCCACGCTTCTACGGGAATGTGTACTACAACGTGGACCTCGGCCGCGAGGAGCCCAATCACAACGTGTCACTGAGCGCGACGCTGAGGTTTTAG
- a CDS encoding Mrp/NBP35 family ATP-binding protein: protein MPTEDQVRSALAHVKYPGFSRDIVSFGLIKGIRVEGNAVQVDISLATKDANVPRQIHDESMRAIKALPGVGDVRLNFDIKEPAGPQQNVAALQSSIPGVKHVIAVASGKGGVGKSTVSVNLAVALSRIGLKVGLCDCDLYGPSIAHMFGTDERPYADDEQRIIPIRKHGLQLMSMGFLLDDDSPVIVRGPMATKYTQQFLRQCAWENLDVLVLDLPPGTGDIQLTISQSVALTGAVIVTTPQEVALIDARKAVGMFRKVNVPILGLVENMSHFVCPNDGNVYHIFGKGGGEREAKKIGVPLLGHIPLEIRVRESGDEGRPVALEDPKTSPSSSVFHEVARQISDILAKK from the coding sequence ATGCCCACTGAAGACCAAGTCCGCTCCGCCCTCGCCCATGTGAAGTATCCCGGCTTCTCCCGGGACATTGTCTCCTTTGGCCTCATCAAGGGCATCCGCGTGGAGGGCAATGCGGTGCAGGTGGATATCTCGCTGGCGACCAAGGACGCGAATGTCCCCCGCCAGATTCACGATGAATCCATGCGCGCCATCAAGGCCTTGCCGGGTGTGGGTGACGTCCGGCTGAATTTCGACATCAAGGAGCCCGCCGGCCCGCAGCAGAATGTCGCCGCGCTCCAGTCTTCCATCCCCGGCGTGAAACACGTCATCGCCGTGGCCTCCGGCAAGGGTGGCGTGGGCAAGTCCACCGTGAGCGTGAACCTCGCCGTGGCCCTCTCCCGCATTGGGCTGAAGGTCGGCCTCTGCGACTGCGACCTCTACGGGCCCAGCATTGCCCACATGTTTGGCACGGACGAGCGTCCCTATGCCGATGACGAGCAGCGCATCATCCCCATCCGCAAGCATGGGCTGCAGCTCATGAGCATGGGCTTCCTCCTGGATGATGACTCTCCCGTGATTGTCCGCGGTCCCATGGCCACGAAGTATACCCAGCAGTTCCTCCGCCAGTGCGCTTGGGAAAATCTGGACGTGCTGGTGCTGGACCTGCCGCCGGGCACAGGGGACATCCAGCTCACCATTTCCCAGTCCGTGGCGCTCACTGGAGCGGTGATCGTGACCACCCCGCAGGAGGTGGCGCTCATCGATGCGCGCAAGGCGGTGGGGATGTTCCGCAAGGTGAACGTGCCCATTCTCGGACTGGTGGAAAACATGAGCCACTTCGTCTGCCCGAATGACGGGAACGTGTACCACATCTTCGGCAAGGGCGGCGGCGAGCGGGAGGCCAAGAAGATCGGTGTACCCCTCCTGGGCCACATCCCGCTGGAAATCCGGGTGCGCGAGAGCGGCGATGAAGGCCGTCCCGTAGCCCTGGAGGACCCCAAGACCTCCCCCTCCAGCAGCGTGTTCCACGAGGTGGCACGGCAGATCAGCGACATCCTGGCAAAGAAGTAG
- a CDS encoding transposase: MDSLRLPTDAEIADGTREWPHAPPHRLKRGGVFFVTARTASRNHLLHTPSRRDWFQETLLSTFSQAGWRFEAWAILSNHYHLVVHSPSLQPEGALSMASLVQKLHSLTTKEMNRQDGTPGRSRLWQNYRETLLTYQESYFARLNYVHQNAVHHKLVTRASEWRWCSARSFKEAVTPAWVKTVASFKFERIAEEDEDFDTDCIG, encoded by the coding sequence ATGGATTCGTTAAGACTGCCGACTGACGCAGAAATAGCAGATGGCACGCGTGAGTGGCCTCACGCACCTCCCCACCGTCTGAAGCGCGGGGGCGTCTTCTTTGTCACAGCACGCACGGCAAGTCGGAATCATCTGCTGCACACACCATCCAGGCGGGACTGGTTTCAAGAAACGCTTCTCTCGACTTTTTCGCAAGCAGGCTGGCGATTTGAGGCTTGGGCCATCTTGTCGAATCACTATCATTTGGTGGTGCATAGTCCCTCATTGCAACCAGAAGGCGCGCTTTCGATGGCGTCGCTTGTACAGAAACTTCACAGCCTCACCACCAAAGAAATGAATCGCCAGGACGGCACGCCCGGAAGAAGCCGCCTGTGGCAGAACTATCGCGAAACCCTGCTCACTTATCAGGAGAGCTACTTCGCGAGGTTGAACTACGTGCATCAGAATGCCGTGCACCACAAGTTAGTAACCCGGGCCTCGGAATGGAGATGGTGCAGTGCCAGAAGTTTCAAAGAGGCCGTCACACCTGCATGGGTGAAGACGGTCGCAAGTTTCAAATTTGAACGCATCGCTGAAGAGGATGAGGACTTCGATACCGACTGCATTGGGTGA
- a CDS encoding twin-arginine translocation signal domain-containing protein: MPRRSFLKSTAGAGALTALGELGWLGRLPSVSAEEAAMPPHLVQFHPEIEPLVRLLEDTPRERVLEEVASRVQRGLSYREVLAALMLAGVRSVQPRPVGFKFHAVLVVNSAHLASLASPDSDRWLPIFWAIDQFKSSQAANVKEGNWHMEPIEEARVPASHQARKAFIEAMDNWDETAADAAIVGLARTAGMDELFELFVHYGARDFRDIGHKAIYVANSFRTLEVIGWQHAEPVLRSLAYALLDRSGAKENPAKADLMPDRAFRENLPRVQQVREGWVDGKPNADASRELLLASRSASSSDAGALVLTLLNKGVAPQSLFDALYTGAGELLMQAPGILSLHAMTFTNAIHYAWTRVKNDETRRLLLLQNAAFLPLYRGDREDKGIHIDTLEPLQPNAKGDEAVAEIFADIGTDRLVAARKMLGFLKDHPSPRPFADAARRIIFMKGTNSHDYKFSAAVLEDYEHLAPPWRDRMLASSVFYLRSSAEKDNELVQRTRSALGG; encoded by the coding sequence ATGCCGCGCCGTTCCTTCCTCAAATCCACTGCGGGTGCTGGCGCGCTGACGGCGCTTGGCGAACTCGGGTGGCTCGGTCGATTGCCTTCCGTCTCTGCGGAGGAGGCGGCAATGCCACCGCACCTCGTGCAGTTTCATCCGGAGATTGAGCCGCTGGTGCGCCTGCTGGAGGACACACCACGGGAGCGCGTGCTGGAGGAGGTTGCGTCGCGTGTGCAACGAGGGTTGAGCTATCGCGAAGTATTGGCGGCGCTGATGCTTGCTGGAGTGCGCAGCGTGCAGCCGAGGCCCGTGGGCTTCAAGTTTCACGCGGTACTGGTGGTGAACTCAGCGCATCTTGCGAGCCTCGCTTCCCCGGACTCGGATCGCTGGCTGCCAATCTTCTGGGCCATCGATCAATTCAAATCCTCACAAGCGGCGAATGTGAAGGAAGGCAATTGGCACATGGAGCCCATTGAGGAAGCGAGAGTGCCAGCCAGCCATCAGGCAAGAAAGGCCTTCATCGAGGCGATGGACAACTGGGATGAAACTGCTGCGGATGCTGCCATCGTGGGCCTCGCACGCACGGCGGGGATGGATGAGCTCTTTGAACTCTTCGTGCACTACGGCGCGCGTGATTTCCGCGACATCGGGCACAAGGCCATCTATGTGGCGAACAGCTTTCGCACGCTGGAAGTCATCGGCTGGCAGCACGCGGAGCCCGTGCTGCGCTCGCTCGCTTATGCCTTGCTGGATCGCTCCGGCGCGAAGGAAAATCCTGCTAAGGCAGACCTGATGCCGGACCGTGCATTCCGCGAAAATCTGCCGCGTGTGCAGCAAGTCCGCGAGGGATGGGTGGATGGCAAACCCAATGCCGATGCCTCCAGGGAGCTGCTGCTCGCCAGCCGCTCTGCCTCTTCTTCCGATGCCGGAGCGCTGGTGTTGACGCTGCTCAACAAAGGCGTGGCGCCACAATCGCTCTTCGATGCGCTCTACACCGGCGCAGGTGAATTGCTGATGCAAGCCCCGGGCATTCTCTCGCTCCACGCGATGACCTTTACGAATGCTATCCACTATGCGTGGACTCGCGTGAAGAATGATGAAACTCGCCGCCTGCTCCTGCTGCAGAATGCCGCCTTCCTTCCGCTGTACCGTGGCGATCGTGAGGACAAGGGCATCCACATTGATACCCTGGAGCCGCTCCAACCCAATGCGAAGGGGGACGAAGCCGTGGCGGAAATTTTCGCAGACATCGGCACGGATCGCCTCGTGGCTGCGCGCAAGATGCTGGGCTTTCTCAAAGATCATCCGAGCCCCAGACCCTTCGCCGATGCCGCCCGCCGCATCATCTTCATGAAGGGCACGAACTCGCACGACTACAAGTTTAGCGCCGCCGTGCTGGAGGACTATGAGCACCTCGCACCGCCATGGCGGGACCGGATGCTGGCCTCAAGCGTCTTTTACTTGCGCAGTTCCGCGGAGAAGGACAACGAACTCGTGCAGCGCACGCGGTCGGCGCTTGGTGGGTAA